In a single window of the Manis pentadactyla isolate mManPen7 chromosome 14, mManPen7.hap1, whole genome shotgun sequence genome:
- the MANSC4 gene encoding MANSC domain-containing protein 4, which produces MHVALVAADVTLLLSLGWTSDCLCSPTVFYRDCWIRRFPGLLIDLEESQKLGAQFLKYYAESTGRKCSRSCCLRKDVACNLAVFYHDPAHDNVNCLHVHCPTLESCMLEPGTGAILYNITDGIDPDLLVFGQSPPTYLNTRSSNTRDRLRILKATNADKQQTTMVNQVLPSGVAPSSTTHHDWLVNTNNTKYSEESTAESKEFTTDSWARFISLNESIATKVSEMSLSNDFTSSPDNKTISPFFVPTDTKLFHMPIPSQLNSSKQLLNKTKGYNMRNHTPENEDVTPDGAFVTSNTWLVLVALCTSVICLCCCIAILVYACCRKQQSQYKPGQRVRIQAN; this is translated from the exons ATGCATGTGGCTCTGGTGGCAGCAGATGTGACACTGCTTCTAAGCCTGGGGTGGACCTCAGACTGTCTCTGCTCACCCACCGTCTTTTACCGAGACTGCTGGATCCGTCGCTTCCCAGGTCTTCTGATTGACCTGGAGGAGTCTCAGAAGCTGGGAGCCCAGTTCCTGAAGTATTACGCTGAGAGCACTGGCCGGAAATGCAGCAGGAGCTGCTGCCTTCGGAAGGATG TGGCCTGTAACCTGGCTGTCTTCTACCATGACCCTGCTCATGACAATGTCAACTGCCTCCACGTTCACTGCCCAACACTGGAGAGCTGCATGTTAGAGCCCGGGACCGGTGCCATCTTATACAACATTACAGACG GTATAGATCCAGATTTGCTGGTCTTTGGACAGTCTCCTCCCACATATTTAAATACCCGTTCATCTAACACACGGGACAGACTAAGAATTCTAAAAGCTACAAATGCAGATAAACAACAAACCACCATGGTAAACCAAGTACTGCCATCAGGAGTGGCTCCATCATCAACCACCCATCACGACTGGCTTGTAAACACAAACAATACCAAGTATTCCGAGGAATCAACCGCAGAGTCCAAGGAATTCACCACAGATTCTTGGGCAAGATTCATTTCCCTGAATGAGTCCATTGCCACCAAGGTCAGTGAGATGTCCCTCAGTAATGATTTTACCAGCAGCCCAGATAACAAGActatttctcctttctttgtGCCCACAGACACAAAACTTTTTCATATGCCTATTCCATCCCAGCTCAACAGTAGCAAACAATTACTGAATAAAACCAAGGGGTACAACATGAGAAACCACACGCCTGAGAATGAAGATGTGACACCTGATGGGGCATTTGTGACTTCAAACACCTGGCTGGTTCTTGTGGCCCTTTGTACCTCTGTCATCTGTCTTTGCTGTTGCATAGCCATCCTGGTCTATGCATGCTGTCGAAAGCAGCAGAGCCAGTATAAACCAGGACAGAGAGTCAGGATTCaggcaaattaa